A single genomic interval of Vibrio maritimus harbors:
- a CDS encoding LysR family transcriptional regulator: MQHKKIERLMLFSEVAKQLSFTKAADALDISRGYLSTQIKQLEKELGYSLMIRSTRSIRLTPQGERVAAGMESISQTLVDLERKAEYENQCLEGTIRITAPMQFTQGVLLDLCRRFSHKHPGIQFEVECSYRSFNLVRDNFDFAFRATRNPPENMIAKKLFSYSHAVTGSPDYFSQKSVPTHPKQLVEHDCMNNSDDATWSFADGDYPIRGWLKNNDNLILKTQALEARGIIYTPDYFVRKEVDSGKLVSVLSDHISTSNDFYLLYPPIVNCSQRLSKFIEFILQEFAPESEAS, translated from the coding sequence ATGCAGCATAAGAAAATAGAAAGGCTGATGTTATTTTCGGAAGTAGCGAAACAGCTCAGTTTCACCAAGGCTGCGGACGCGCTAGATATCTCGCGTGGCTATCTCTCGACACAAATCAAACAGCTTGAAAAAGAGCTGGGCTATAGCTTGATGATTCGTTCTACACGAAGCATTCGATTGACGCCTCAAGGGGAGAGAGTGGCGGCAGGGATGGAGTCTATCTCACAGACGCTGGTGGATCTTGAACGTAAAGCCGAATATGAAAATCAGTGCCTCGAGGGGACGATTCGAATTACTGCACCTATGCAGTTTACTCAAGGGGTATTGTTAGATTTATGCCGCCGGTTCAGTCATAAACACCCAGGTATACAGTTTGAGGTTGAATGCAGCTATCGGAGCTTTAATCTGGTTAGAGACAATTTCGATTTCGCTTTTCGAGCAACGCGAAATCCACCTGAAAATATGATTGCTAAAAAGCTCTTTTCTTATAGCCATGCGGTGACTGGTTCTCCTGACTATTTTTCGCAGAAGAGCGTGCCCACGCATCCAAAACAGTTGGTCGAACATGATTGCATGAACAATAGTGATGATGCGACCTGGTCATTTGCCGACGGTGATTACCCAATTCGTGGTTGGCTTAAGAATAACGATAATCTGATCCTAAAAACGCAGGCTCTTGAAGCAAGAGGCATCATCTACACACCGGACTACTTTGTTCGTAAAGAAGTGGACAGTGGTAAATTGGTCAGTGTGTTATCAGATCATATATCAACGTCGAATGACTTTTACTTGCTGTATCCGCCTATCGTTAACTGTTCGCAACGACTTAGCAAGTTTATCGAGTTTATCTTGCAAGAATTCGCTCCTGAATCTGAAGCTTCTTAG
- a CDS encoding Dps family protein, producing the protein MTSTNLIGLDKNASQLIAVELNQLLANYQVLYMNTRGYHWNIKGEQFFELHVKFEEIYTDLQTKIDELAERILTIGHTPDHSFSRYLEQSQIEEHQNAFRGKECVTGLVNGFSVLIHRQREILEQAAEASDEGTAALMGDYIREQEKLLWMLNAYLN; encoded by the coding sequence ATGACAAGCACTAACCTAATCGGCCTTGATAAAAACGCATCTCAGTTAATCGCAGTTGAGCTAAACCAATTACTCGCGAATTACCAGGTGTTGTACATGAACACTCGTGGTTACCACTGGAACATTAAGGGTGAGCAGTTCTTTGAACTCCATGTGAAATTTGAAGAAATCTACACCGACCTCCAGACCAAAATTGATGAGCTAGCGGAGCGTATTCTGACCATTGGTCATACTCCAGATCATTCGTTCAGTCGTTACCTTGAACAAAGCCAAATTGAAGAGCACCAAAATGCTTTCCGAGGCAAAGAATGTGTCACTGGGTTGGTTAATGGCTTCTCTGTGTTGATTCATCGTCAACGAGAGATCCTAGAGCAAGCCGCAGAAGCGAGTGATGAAGGTACCGCCGCACTGATGGGCGACTATATTCGCGAACAAGAAAAGCTGCTTTGGATGCTCAATGCTTACCTAAACTAA
- a CDS encoding nitroreductase family protein — translation MNNASPLEQLLNSRRSVRKYDAEAAFDHNAVQRALEHATLSPNSSNMQMWAFHRVISEDKRQKLADICMGQNAAKTANELVVVTVTPGKWKQRAAMNADIVRANFAGREDETSKRAFKYYDKLIPMVYNNDAWGIRGMVRKLYSFWLGRNKPMVREVSKQDVRVCLHKSAALASMTFMLSMREQGYDTCPMEGFDSKRAKALLGIADHDEITMIISCGVRTEEGIYGERHRVPNEEVIISH, via the coding sequence ATGAATAACGCCTCTCCACTTGAACAACTCCTTAACTCTCGCCGCTCAGTTCGCAAATACGATGCTGAAGCGGCGTTTGACCATAATGCCGTACAGCGAGCACTTGAACACGCAACGCTTAGCCCTAACAGCAGCAATATGCAGATGTGGGCGTTTCATCGTGTCATCAGTGAAGATAAACGTCAGAAGCTTGCCGACATTTGTATGGGGCAAAATGCGGCGAAGACCGCCAATGAGCTGGTCGTAGTGACCGTTACTCCAGGTAAATGGAAACAGCGCGCCGCTATGAACGCCGACATTGTTCGAGCAAACTTTGCTGGCCGCGAAGATGAAACATCAAAGCGTGCATTTAAGTACTACGACAAGTTGATCCCTATGGTCTATAACAATGATGCGTGGGGTATTCGAGGCATGGTAAGAAAGCTCTACAGCTTTTGGTTAGGGCGCAACAAACCTATGGTGCGCGAAGTCAGCAAGCAAGATGTACGCGTGTGTCTTCACAAAAGCGCAGCACTGGCGTCTATGACCTTTATGCTTTCTATGCGAGAACAAGGCTATGACACATGCCCAATGGAAGGATTCGATTCCAAGCGAGCAAAAGCATTACTTGGTATCGCAGACCATGATGAGATCACGATGATCATCAGTTGCGGCGTGCGAACTGAAGAAGGCATCTACGGGGAGCGTCATCGTGTGCCTAATGAAGAAGTGATTATTTCCCACTAA
- a CDS encoding acyltransferase: protein MKKSEKIASFELARVIALVAIISIHCQLFMDYGYIDEEPWLNFVTNQAARFAVPLFFLIAGYLIYPKLNAAPYKTARDYCIPLMVIWLVWSIIHLLLPFNLGVVAEQGYLAERQGYWQYLMQAPLNSLFEGGLVHLWFIPSLAIAVLMIAWFVDNKCRRLIIPFAAIIYVYGLIAGSYGVITEVATPIFTRNGPFFSFLMVAIGFEARRNNWSMSATIALLIAAAGMLLHFAEAYYLHGKGQIFNMNDFLLGTAIWATGLFFFLLAKPNLGNQPIWLKLGQWVLPIYVVHLLVVIYMNNLVAVLELQTVSADLVIFFGTLVGSVILMFIIEKTPISFAKLRSIKLKGKPVANCPSAK from the coding sequence ATTAAAAAATCAGAAAAAATTGCGAGTTTCGAGCTAGCTCGAGTGATCGCTTTAGTGGCTATTATTTCTATTCACTGTCAGTTGTTTATGGACTACGGCTACATTGATGAAGAGCCCTGGTTAAACTTTGTCACCAACCAAGCCGCACGATTCGCTGTGCCGCTGTTTTTCCTTATTGCCGGTTATCTCATCTATCCAAAGCTGAATGCCGCTCCGTACAAAACGGCGAGAGACTACTGCATACCGCTGATGGTGATTTGGTTAGTTTGGAGCATCATCCACCTCCTATTGCCGTTTAACTTGGGTGTTGTCGCAGAACAAGGTTATCTAGCGGAGCGACAAGGGTACTGGCAATATCTAATGCAAGCACCTCTAAACTCCTTGTTTGAAGGCGGATTAGTTCACCTGTGGTTTATTCCATCCTTGGCTATAGCAGTCTTGATGATTGCTTGGTTTGTTGACAATAAATGTCGCAGACTGATCATTCCTTTTGCCGCCATTATTTATGTGTACGGACTTATCGCAGGAAGCTATGGCGTGATAACTGAGGTAGCAACGCCAATTTTTACCAGAAATGGTCCTTTCTTTAGCTTCTTGATGGTCGCCATTGGATTCGAAGCCCGCCGTAATAATTGGTCCATGTCCGCAACAATCGCCCTTCTAATTGCTGCTGCAGGTATGTTGCTACATTTTGCAGAAGCTTATTATCTGCATGGAAAGGGGCAAATATTTAATATGAATGATTTTCTATTGGGTACGGCGATTTGGGCGACAGGTTTGTTCTTTTTCTTACTCGCTAAACCAAATCTCGGCAATCAGCCAATATGGCTAAAGCTCGGGCAGTGGGTGTTACCGATCTATGTAGTGCATCTGTTGGTCGTCATCTATATGAACAACTTGGTCGCCGTACTCGAGCTACAAACAGTCTCAGCTGATCTTGTCATCTTCTTTGGCACCCTAGTTGGCTCGGTCATCTTGATGTTCATCATCGAGAAAACCCCTATTTCGTTTGCCAAACTGCGCAGTATTAAGCTGAAAGGAAAACCCGTGGCAAACTGTCCATCTGCGAAGTAA